ATTTATTGATATTGACATATATCGATTAAAAGTTATACTCTTTATAGAGGGGAGGTGGTTAAAATACACTACGAAACGGTGGCTAAATATTTCGGAGCACTATCACACCCTCTACGCATACAAATCATAGAAAAACTCATGAATGGAGATATGAGGCTATGTCAATTAGCAGAGGATCTCGGCGTTGAGAAGGGATATCTTTCACGGCACATCAATATCTTAAAAAAATTTCATCTCGTATCATCATACATAAAAGACGGAAAAACACATTATAGATTAGAATGCACGAAATCCATCGAGGTTATAGAAAAAATGAAAGATTTAGTAGAGCACAGGTATTCTGTGGTTTTAGATTCAATAAAGTCAGTTAGAGGAAGGAGATGACCATGATTGAAGCCAGAAGATGTGGAAAAGGCTTTAGGGAGTCCGGTATCAAGAAAGATTTTTAAGCTCATAACCGAGAAAAGGGATGATGGTACCAGTCTGTATGAAGACATTGTGAAGTATCTGAAAGGAGAGCAACTTCCCCTACTGAGGAAAATGAAAATTCTTCCCCTCGTTCCTTTTCTTAAACCAGCAATTCAGATCGCTACCGCTAATGACCCCGGTAAAATTCTTGAAATATTGGACAAGGAACCTTATACAGTACACGCGATAGAAACCGTCTTAGAAAGCATAGCGAGATATGGATTAAGGAAACCCCAAATATTCAGCGCCCCTCTACTAATCGTGTGGAACCTGACCAACGTATGTAACCTAAAGTGTGAGCACTGCTATCAGAGAGCAGCTCATCCCCTCCCAGATGAATTAAGCTTGGAAGAAAAGAAGCAAGCGATAGATAAGCTATGGGACGCTGGAACTTCCCTTATCGCATTTTCTGGAGGAGAACCTCTAATGGCACCAGAAGCTTTCAAAATATTCAAATACGCCCACGACAAAGGGTTTCATGTTTCAATAGCTACGAATGGAACGCTTCTTACCCCTGCAAATATAGAAAAACTGATAGAAGCCGGCGTTAATTACATAGAAGTGAGCTTAGACAGTATCCATCCAGATATCCACGACGCCTTTAGAGGCGTAAATGGTGCTTGGAAAAGAACAACAGAAGGTATTAAAAACGCGGTTAAATTGGGTAAAGGAGTTTTTACAGTTGGCCTGGCTACAACGGTTACACATATTAACTTCTCGGAATTCGAAGATATAATAAAGTTCGCATTTGAGGAGCTTGGTGTAGATAAATTTTTCGCGTTTAACTTCATACCCGTAGGCAGAGGCATAGATATGGCAACGTATGACCTTTCCCCAGAAGAAAGAGAAAAAATGATGAGCATAATGTATAAATACCTGAGCAAAGGATACAACGTATTTACCACTGCTCCGCAGTTTGGAAGAGTATGCAAAATGGGTACCAGTAATATATATGTCAGTAGCCATTACAGTGCATTCGATGGTGAAGCTGGCTCCTTAGCCGCCGAATACATAGGTGGATGTGGTGTTGGCAGGGCGTATGCCGCTATCCAACCTAACGGAGATCTTTCCCCTTGTGTCTTTATGCCTCAGGAAGAACTGAAATTCGGGAACATAATAAAAGATGATCTTAAAGATGTATGGGAAAACTCCCCCGTTTTAAAAGCCGTAAGAAACAGGGATGAATTCGAAGCCAATTGTGGTAAGTGCCCCTATAGGTATGTATGTGGAGGATGCAGAGCAAGAGCCTATGCATATTTCAAAAACCTCAAAGCTCCAGATCCAGGATGCTTGCTAAACAAAGCAGCTTGGAGCAGGATAAGAGAAGCTTCCATTTTAGAATCGGCGTAAGATCGGCGCAAGAGAGGAAAAGTTGCTTTGAAGGAAAAATATAAGGCAGAAGCCATAAGTAGGTTGATTTACAACGCAAGAAGCCAATATCAAGGGAGGTACAGGAATGAGCGAAGCAAAATTAAACCCCAAGTTTGCTCCATCGCAGGTAAGAGAGAAAGCAAAAACTCTTAAGGAAAAAA
This is a stretch of genomic DNA from Synergistota bacterium. It encodes these proteins:
- a CDS encoding winged helix-turn-helix transcriptional regulator encodes the protein MVKIHYETVAKYFGALSHPLRIQIIEKLMNGDMRLCQLAEDLGVEKGYLSRHINILKKFHLVSSYIKDGKTHYRLECTKSIEVIEKMKDLVEHRYSVVLDSIKSVRGRR
- a CDS encoding radical SAM protein, with translation MKPEDVEKALGSPVSRKIFKLITEKRDDGTSLYEDIVKYLKGEQLPLLRKMKILPLVPFLKPAIQIATANDPGKILEILDKEPYTVHAIETVLESIARYGLRKPQIFSAPLLIVWNLTNVCNLKCEHCYQRAAHPLPDELSLEEKKQAIDKLWDAGTSLIAFSGGEPLMAPEAFKIFKYAHDKGFHVSIATNGTLLTPANIEKLIEAGVNYIEVSLDSIHPDIHDAFRGVNGAWKRTTEGIKNAVKLGKGVFTVGLATTVTHINFSEFEDIIKFAFEELGVDKFFAFNFIPVGRGIDMATYDLSPEEREKMMSIMYKYLSKGYNVFTTAPQFGRVCKMGTSNIYVSSHYSAFDGEAGSLAAEYIGGCGVGRAYAAIQPNGDLSPCVFMPQEELKFGNIIKDDLKDVWENSPVLKAVRNRDEFEANCGKCPYRYVCGGCRARAYAYFKNLKAPDPGCLLNKAAWSRIREASILESA